One Acidobacteriota bacterium genomic region harbors:
- a CDS encoding tetratricopeptide repeat protein, whose protein sequence is MKSQALSSRASSSRAFPISALLLGLVLLGSLALPLPALAADSSISNAEVAFAFGLAAYHRGDYEEAEERFEEALAANPDHPTAGAWLQRARAAGDGAEEGGPPASSPDSLSVFGALPPWELELRAAVARDDNALLLSDDSRATVPDRGTFDGPTSDTVAQLGARIELRPLRDKGGWTLALVGEGYQALYDDLDFLDFTRLQGGVSLAWGGDPAGFTAGPLGYLRVPEAHRRLGLLLQARITDDSLDGEGLLTSTAVSGSLFLFQGNAGRTRLSATVTEQDYSDDGVGTFEASGTVTEAELAQTFYFGSRHRFLRLTAAAGQRDAGEAFDDDRFRGGGELALPLGNAWTLTLWGSVEQRERDRVESNPLFGIFPVDAAREDTLTRTGASLSWAVTPRLLLTARGSRTDRDADLGPVAEQFLDLDYQRTVVAVGLRWFFLGGGAR, encoded by the coding sequence ATGAAATCCCAAGCCCTTTCGTCCCGAGCGTCTTCGTCCCGGGCGTTTCCTATCTCGGCGTTGCTGCTAGGGCTCGTGCTGCTGGGGTCGCTGGCCTTGCCGCTGCCGGCCCTTGCCGCAGACTCCTCCATCAGCAATGCGGAAGTGGCCTTCGCCTTCGGCCTCGCCGCCTACCATCGGGGCGACTACGAGGAAGCGGAGGAACGCTTCGAGGAAGCCCTCGCCGCCAACCCGGATCACCCGACCGCCGGCGCCTGGCTGCAGCGCGCCCGGGCGGCGGGAGACGGTGCGGAGGAAGGCGGCCCACCGGCGTCCTCGCCGGATTCCCTGAGCGTCTTCGGCGCCCTGCCCCCGTGGGAGCTGGAGCTGCGGGCGGCGGTGGCTCGGGACGACAACGCCCTGCTGCTCTCCGACGACTCCCGCGCCACGGTGCCCGACCGCGGTACCTTCGACGGCCCCACCTCCGACACCGTCGCCCAGCTGGGGGCGCGCATCGAGCTGCGGCCCCTGCGGGACAAGGGAGGTTGGACTTTGGCCTTGGTGGGCGAGGGCTATCAGGCGCTCTACGACGACCTCGACTTTCTCGACTTCACCCGCCTCCAAGGCGGCGTGAGTCTCGCCTGGGGCGGCGATCCGGCGGGCTTTACCGCTGGCCCCCTGGGCTATTTGCGGGTGCCCGAAGCCCACCGCCGCCTGGGGCTCTTGTTGCAGGCGCGGATCACCGACGATTCGCTGGATGGCGAGGGCCTGCTCACTTCTACCGCCGTTTCCGGCTCGCTCTTCCTCTTCCAAGGCAACGCGGGCCGCACTCGTCTGTCCGCGACGGTGACGGAGCAGGATTACTCTGACGACGGCGTCGGAACCTTCGAGGCCAGCGGCACGGTGACCGAGGCGGAGCTGGCCCAGACCTTCTACTTCGGCTCGCGCCACCGGTTCCTGCGCCTCACCGCCGCCGCCGGTCAGCGAGACGCCGGCGAGGCCTTCGATGACGACCGGTTCCGCGGCGGCGGCGAGCTGGCCCTGCCCCTGGGCAACGCCTGGACCCTCACCCTGTGGGGCTCGGTGGAACAGCGGGAGCGGGACCGGGTGGAATCCAATCCCCTTTTCGGCATCTTTCCGGTGGACGCGGCCCGGGAGGACACCCTCACCCGCACCGGTGCCAGCCTCTCCTGGGCGGTGACGCCGCGGTTGCTCCTGACCGCCCGCGGCTCCCGCACCGACCGGGACGCCGACCTGGGGCCGGTGGCGGAGCAATTCTTGGATCTCGATTACCAACGGACGGTGGTGGCGGTGGGTCTACGCTGGTTCTTCCTCGGTGGAGGTGCGCGATGA
- a CDS encoding FecR domain-containing protein, whose product MNVLGSSKRFLPDARKVLLLGPLALALVLLSVVSGAQEASAQEVGLMVEVVEQVTGTPAGGTAAALAVTDPVLLDMAVETGPASYGAMTFGQAGSLQLGAETRMVISRQVVDAATGESDSLLSMLLGKVRLALSDVFRGLVEIDTPTATIGVKGTTLVVAVAPSGDTTVWVLEGEVEVTSKAGGRTLILTAGDSAVVSRGRPAAGPTPFDPESGVAAVRVLPPVLAEPSEQVPEDPPFGPDVDDLPPDRGDPQDPNDGFTNDGYFVGHGGGESSTANDPSPNEAASVTPETGPEPPPGASPR is encoded by the coding sequence ATGAACGTCCTCGGCTCTTCGAAACGATTCCTTCCCGATGCCCGGAAGGTCCTTCTACTCGGGCCCCTGGCCCTGGCCCTCGTCCTCCTGTCGGTGGTCTCCGGTGCTCAAGAGGCCAGTGCCCAGGAAGTCGGACTGATGGTAGAGGTGGTGGAACAGGTCACCGGCACCCCCGCCGGCGGCACCGCGGCAGCTCTGGCGGTGACCGATCCGGTGCTCCTGGACATGGCCGTAGAGACCGGCCCGGCCTCCTACGGCGCTATGACCTTCGGCCAGGCCGGCTCGTTGCAGCTGGGCGCCGAGACCCGCATGGTGATCAGCCGCCAGGTGGTGGACGCCGCCACCGGCGAGAGCGACTCGCTCCTCTCCATGCTCCTGGGCAAGGTGCGGCTGGCTCTCTCCGATGTCTTCCGCGGACTGGTGGAGATCGACACTCCCACCGCCACCATCGGCGTCAAGGGCACCACTCTGGTGGTGGCGGTGGCGCCCTCCGGCGACACCACCGTGTGGGTCTTGGAGGGGGAGGTGGAGGTGACCTCCAAGGCCGGCGGCCGGACCCTCATCCTCACCGCCGGTGATTCTGCCGTGGTCTCCCGCGGCCGCCCGGCGGCCGGCCCGACACCCTTCGATCCCGAATCCGGCGTTGCCGCCGTGCGGGTGCTGCCGCCGGTGCTCGCCGAGCCCTCGGAGCAGGTGCCGGAAGATCCGCCCTTTGGCCCCGACGTCGACGACCTGCCCCCGGACCGCGGGGATCCGCAGGACCCCAACGATGGCTTTACCAACGACGGCTACTTCGTGGGCCACGGTGGTGGGGAAAGCTCCACAGCCAACGACCCGTCGCCGAATGAAGCCGCTTCGGTGACGCCGGAGACCGGCCCCGAACCACCGCCGGGAGCCTCGCCGAGGTAG
- a CDS encoding PIN domain nuclease, protein MILADSSALIEYYRPDGQDRAKSAVVAAISADTLATNGIIQVEVVAFAKSERDFEKLRRDFRAFHQIDLHPAVFELATSLGFRLRRQAITVPTTDLIIAASAIQGDATLLHLDRHFDQIAEHSELKASNLTQ, encoded by the coding sequence TTGATCCTCGCCGATAGCTCTGCCCTGATCGAGTACTACCGACCCGACGGTCAAGATCGGGCCAAATCCGCCGTCGTTGCTGCGATCTCTGCAGATACCTTGGCAACTAACGGGATCATTCAGGTGGAAGTCGTGGCCTTCGCAAAGAGTGAGCGCGACTTCGAGAAGCTACGCCGCGACTTTCGAGCCTTCCACCAGATCGACCTGCACCCGGCCGTCTTCGAGCTTGCGACCAGCCTGGGCTTTCGCCTACGGCGCCAAGCCATCACGGTCCCTACCACCGACTTGATCATCGCCGCTTCAGCCATCCAGGGTGACGCTACTCTGCTTCATCTTGATCGGCACTTCGATCAAATTGCTGAGCACTCCGAGCTGAAAGCAAGCAACCTCACCCAATGA
- a CDS encoding DUF6289 family protein — MHMLRTLPRFRIILIFAAALALAAILSFGVGTQTADAEYCGDGFFQRFYSDATLTTQVGTRNRACNGVTYTYGQVTQWSTVNFFPCCS, encoded by the coding sequence ATGCACATGCTTCGAACCCTGCCCCGCTTCCGCATCATTCTGATCTTCGCCGCCGCCCTGGCGCTGGCCGCAATTCTCTCCTTCGGCGTCGGCACCCAAACCGCCGATGCCGAATACTGCGGTGACGGCTTCTTCCAGAGGTTCTACAGCGACGCCACCCTCACCACCCAGGTCGGCACCCGCAACCGCGCTTGCAACGGCGTGACCTACACCTACGGTCAGGTCACCCAATGGAGCACGGTCAACTTCTTCCCCTGCTGCAGCTGA
- a CDS encoding IPTL-CTERM sorting domain-containing protein gives MKQSESFANPPADLRWRFPCWRHPFRSGFSRSAFAAVCLLWLTAGSLSHPAGAQLDVPGAPPVELRPSDPAAGDLFGCALSVDGSEVAVGSVYDDDRGSGSGSVYVFAAAGQGQETKLLAADGAAGDTLGFSVGISGDRVVAGAPNRAEVGQLSGAVYAFRRDQGQWSQEAKLVPPSLGPRDELGRAVAIDGSLVAAGAPGDDDRGSSAGAVYVYDLDAGTAAPPAKVLAADGAVGDGLGFALALDGSRLLAGAPFADPRGLQSGAAYVFERQAGAWVQVARLVPSDGTAGALFGGSIALAGNRAVIGARLEDAALDGGSVANAGAVYVFERQGGAWVEVAKLTAPDLMAGDELGISVALSGTMDEGRILAGARFAASGGAARAGAAYLFEGAGAAWEATLRLAADSPSPGDELGFAVGLGSLDDQGDQDLYAGTYRDDGAGLDAGSVYTYRRGDDGSDGGDGGDDGGGTGGSNTADLTVDLEGSASSSAPAVAGGMTTYTLTATNLGPTGVSSALVTLSAPPSSLTCTFACTAQAGGGCGAPSGSLPLADTANLPAGASTIYAIDCAIDPAAPSSLSLIAAISAPDGTPDPVVANNEDSVTTPVIRRANVGVTKTATPSTVCPGDDLEYRVTVSHRAGSGTARVTLEDILPPNLACSWGCSASGGAACPAATGTGDLLEDLVLPPASQVLYSLACEVLDSAADMLVNIAELIPAEGFEDTDPGDQTAVATTPVVCEADFQVTKTAEPAEVAVGDTLAYTITVTNLGPEPAEALVSDMQPPGLVCSWQCSATGGGSCTLPGGTGGLLDSVFLPLGAVATYSLPCEVVDAPPGELVNTAEATTPPGVQDPNLANNSASATVTVTAVTADLSLVKSDNQDSAVQGGLVAYTLVISNAGPGDAEGITVMDLIPANLVGVSWNCGGLVGSGDLVATVDVPAGGSVVCTLSGTTPETFCGDLVNTATLELPATLRDPDFEDWTDEDQTLIVPAPGAGGTSNLCASKALLTGPHAPGSLVSYRIRLFNGGPDPLMDGLGNEFEDVLPPELGGASVSADGGVAVILPGNLLIWNGAIPADGVVTLTVQATLLNNVPPGTVVSNQGFLVNTPTDNPDTPDPQDPTVFVVATIVEIPTLGAVGLALLVGILAWAGLVALRRRRA, from the coding sequence ATGAAGCAGTCTGAGTCGTTCGCGAATCCCCCGGCCGATCTCCGTTGGCGTTTCCCCTGTTGGCGTCACCCTTTCCGCAGTGGCTTTTCCCGCAGTGCCTTCGCCGCGGTGTGCCTGCTGTGGCTTACCGCCGGATCTCTATCCCACCCCGCCGGTGCTCAACTCGATGTCCCCGGCGCCCCACCGGTGGAGCTGCGACCTTCCGACCCCGCCGCCGGGGACCTCTTCGGCTGTGCCCTTTCGGTGGATGGCTCGGAGGTCGCCGTGGGTTCGGTCTACGACGACGACCGCGGTTCCGGATCCGGTTCGGTCTACGTCTTCGCCGCCGCTGGCCAGGGGCAGGAGACCAAGCTGCTGGCGGCGGACGGTGCTGCCGGTGACACCCTCGGCTTCTCCGTCGGGATCTCCGGCGATCGGGTGGTGGCGGGAGCTCCCAACCGCGCCGAGGTGGGCCAGCTCTCCGGCGCCGTCTACGCCTTCCGCCGCGATCAAGGCCAGTGGAGTCAGGAGGCCAAGCTGGTTCCGCCGAGCCTCGGGCCCCGGGACGAGCTGGGCCGTGCCGTGGCCATCGATGGATCGTTGGTGGCCGCCGGTGCCCCCGGCGACGACGACCGTGGCTCATCCGCCGGTGCGGTCTATGTCTACGACCTCGACGCCGGCACTGCGGCACCGCCGGCCAAGGTGCTGGCGGCGGACGGCGCCGTCGGGGACGGTCTCGGCTTTGCGCTCGCCCTAGACGGATCGCGGCTGCTGGCGGGAGCTCCCTTCGCTGACCCCCGGGGTCTGCAATCCGGTGCGGCCTACGTCTTCGAGCGTCAGGCTGGCGCCTGGGTGCAGGTGGCGCGGCTGGTGCCGTCGGACGGTACCGCCGGCGCCCTCTTCGGCGGCTCCATCGCTCTGGCGGGTAATCGCGCCGTCATCGGAGCGCGCTTGGAGGACGCCGCTCTCGACGGGGGTAGCGTCGCCAACGCCGGTGCGGTCTACGTTTTCGAGCGCCAGGGCGGCGCCTGGGTGGAGGTCGCCAAGCTCACCGCCCCGGACCTGATGGCCGGGGACGAGCTGGGGATCAGCGTCGCCCTGAGCGGCACCATGGACGAGGGGCGGATTCTGGCTGGCGCCCGCTTCGCCGCTTCCGGCGGCGCGGCGCGGGCCGGTGCCGCCTATCTCTTCGAAGGAGCGGGCGCTGCCTGGGAGGCGACTCTACGCCTCGCCGCCGATTCGCCGAGCCCGGGAGACGAGCTCGGCTTCGCCGTCGGGCTGGGATCTCTCGACGACCAAGGCGATCAGGATCTCTACGCTGGCACCTATCGCGACGACGGTGCCGGCCTCGACGCCGGGTCCGTTTACACGTATAGGAGAGGGGACGACGGCAGCGACGGCGGTGACGGCGGCGACGACGGCGGTGGTACTGGAGGCAGCAACACCGCAGATCTGACCGTAGACTTGGAAGGCAGCGCCTCCTCCAGCGCTCCGGCGGTGGCAGGGGGTATGACCACCTACACCCTCACCGCCACCAACCTCGGTCCCACCGGAGTTTCTTCGGCCTTGGTAACCCTCAGCGCGCCTCCTTCGAGCCTGACCTGCACCTTCGCCTGCACGGCTCAGGCCGGCGGAGGCTGCGGCGCGCCCTCCGGCTCCCTGCCCTTGGCGGACACGGCGAATCTGCCCGCCGGCGCTTCCACCATCTACGCCATCGACTGCGCCATCGACCCCGCGGCGCCCTCCTCCCTCAGCCTCATTGCCGCCATCAGCGCCCCCGACGGCACTCCCGACCCGGTGGTGGCCAACAACGAGGACTCGGTGACCACCCCGGTGATCCGGCGGGCGAACGTGGGCGTGACCAAGACCGCCACTCCCTCCACGGTGTGCCCCGGGGATGACCTCGAGTACCGGGTGACGGTGAGCCATCGGGCCGGCTCCGGCACCGCCCGGGTGACGCTGGAGGACATTCTGCCCCCCAACCTCGCCTGCTCCTGGGGGTGCAGCGCCAGCGGCGGTGCTGCCTGTCCCGCCGCCACCGGTACCGGTGATTTGCTGGAAGACCTGGTGCTGCCGCCGGCGAGCCAGGTGCTCTACTCCCTGGCTTGTGAGGTGCTGGACTCCGCCGCTGACATGCTGGTCAACATCGCCGAGCTGATTCCCGCGGAAGGCTTCGAAGATACCGACCCCGGTGACCAAACCGCCGTCGCCACCACCCCCGTGGTGTGCGAGGCGGATTTCCAGGTCACCAAGACCGCCGAGCCGGCGGAGGTGGCCGTGGGAGACACCCTTGCCTACACCATTACCGTGACCAACCTCGGCCCCGAACCGGCGGAGGCGCTGGTGAGCGATATGCAGCCGCCGGGGCTGGTTTGCTCCTGGCAATGCTCTGCGACCGGCGGTGGCAGCTGCACACTCCCCGGTGGCACGGGGGGCCTCCTGGACAGCGTCTTCCTGCCGCTAGGGGCGGTAGCCACCTACAGCCTCCCCTGCGAGGTGGTGGACGCCCCTCCCGGCGAGCTGGTCAATACCGCCGAGGCCACAACGCCCCCCGGCGTTCAGGATCCGAATCTCGCCAACAACAGCGCTAGCGCCACCGTCACCGTCACCGCCGTCACGGCCGATCTCTCGCTGGTGAAGAGCGACAATCAGGACTCCGCGGTCCAGGGCGGCCTGGTGGCTTACACGCTGGTGATCTCCAACGCTGGCCCTGGGGATGCGGAGGGCATCACGGTGATGGACCTGATTCCGGCCAACCTCGTGGGCGTGAGCTGGAATTGCGGTGGTCTGGTGGGGAGCGGTGATCTAGTGGCGACGGTGGACGTTCCCGCCGGCGGATCGGTGGTCTGCACCCTCTCCGGCACGACGCCGGAGACCTTCTGCGGAGACTTGGTCAACACCGCCACCCTCGAGCTGCCGGCGACGCTGCGGGATCCGGACTTCGAGGATTGGACCGACGAGGATCAAACCCTCATCGTGCCCGCGCCCGGCGCCGGCGGTACGTCCAATCTCTGCGCTTCCAAGGCCCTGCTCACCGGACCCCATGCGCCGGGGTCCCTGGTGAGCTACCGCATCCGGTTGTTCAACGGCGGGCCGGACCCGCTGATGGACGGTCTGGGCAATGAGTTCGAGGACGTGCTCCCGCCGGAGCTCGGGGGCGCCAGCGTGTCCGCCGACGGCGGCGTGGCGGTGATCCTGCCGGGCAATCTGCTGATCTGGAACGGCGCCATCCCCGCCGACGGGGTGGTCACCCTGACGGTGCAGGCGACGCTGCTCAACAACGTCCCGCCGGGCACCGTGGTGAGCAACCAGGGCTTCCTGGTCAACACCCCCACCGACAACCCCGACACGCCGGATCCCCAGGATCCCACCGTCTTCGTGGTCGCCACGATCGTCGAGATCCCGACTTTGGGAGCGGTGGGATTGGCTTTGTTGGTGGGGATCCTCGCCTGGGCGGGGCTGGTGGCGCTCCGGCGGCGGAGGGCTTGA
- a CDS encoding adenylate/guanylate cyclase domain-containing protein, whose translation MSRHRIIALILGMAASLAVLAVEWSGVLEPVEAVVTDLQMRLRGPQPADERVVLVAVDAASIDALGRWPWPRTCLAELVDRLVAADARVVAFDLVLSEATRSPPGVDLSGEDEALASSLAVAPEVVLGYFFRHRLPPDQREGSGGCGPAPLAGGIGECYAPPSAGEGSTATGPLAPWSVQQVLGGPYPVPQRPAVEANLELFARQVSAQGFFSHERQQGVQRRYELINGYRSRYYPALALAAVARFTGEPVSLRPYQGSLPEVRIGEQAVRADEHGRLWLNYRGGAGSFTTFSALAVLRGEVPATALADRLVFIGATETGIGDIAATPFGAEVPGVEVHATAADNLLNQRFLHDTALQYLVSLLALLLLGPLVALLVSVIDRHLLGSLAAIALVFSWPLISHLAFRTAGWHLQTVAPVLAGGVALVAALRYQVGTVEAHARFLRRAFQRYVSGAVVDELVRHPHKLELGGEERIMTVLFSDIRGFTTLSEGLAPEELVGLLNQFFTPMTRLVLDEGGTLDKYMGDALMALFGAPVEQPDHALRACHAALQMRAELRLLNARWHQEGLFEGRSAEIGIGIGINSGEMAVGNMGSDQVFDYTVIGDNVNLGSRIEGLNKLYGTEILCSEGTVREVEALEAGFDARTQTATDLGTVDLAQGLVFREVDRVRVKGKNEPVSLYELVGQRPLPAEIQARIETFGQGLAFYRRRRFHQAEALFLELLEEHGEDGPSRLFLERCRRYLDDPPPEDWDGVETLTRK comes from the coding sequence GTGAGCCGTCACCGCATCATCGCGCTGATCCTTGGCATGGCGGCCTCCCTGGCCGTGTTGGCGGTGGAGTGGAGCGGTGTGCTGGAGCCGGTGGAGGCGGTGGTCACCGATCTCCAGATGCGCCTGCGGGGACCGCAGCCGGCGGATGAGCGGGTGGTACTGGTGGCCGTCGACGCCGCCAGCATCGACGCCCTGGGGCGCTGGCCCTGGCCCCGCACCTGTCTGGCGGAGCTGGTGGACCGGCTGGTGGCGGCGGACGCGCGGGTGGTGGCTTTCGATCTGGTGCTCTCGGAGGCCACCCGCTCACCCCCGGGAGTCGACCTGTCGGGAGAGGACGAGGCCCTGGCGAGCTCCCTGGCGGTGGCGCCGGAGGTAGTGCTGGGCTACTTCTTCCGTCACCGGCTTCCTCCGGACCAGCGGGAGGGCTCCGGCGGTTGCGGCCCGGCGCCCCTGGCCGGCGGTATCGGTGAATGCTACGCCCCACCGTCCGCCGGCGAGGGCTCGACGGCCACCGGGCCCCTGGCCCCGTGGTCGGTGCAGCAGGTCCTGGGCGGGCCCTATCCCGTTCCCCAGCGGCCGGCGGTGGAGGCCAACCTGGAGCTCTTTGCCCGCCAGGTGAGCGCCCAAGGCTTTTTCAGCCACGAGCGCCAGCAGGGGGTTCAGCGCCGCTACGAGCTGATCAACGGCTACCGCAGTCGCTACTACCCGGCGCTGGCGCTGGCGGCGGTGGCGCGCTTCACCGGCGAGCCGGTCTCCCTGCGGCCGTACCAGGGCAGTCTTCCGGAGGTGCGCATCGGCGAGCAGGCGGTGCGCGCCGACGAGCACGGGAGGCTGTGGCTCAACTACCGCGGCGGCGCCGGCAGCTTCACCACCTTCTCGGCGCTGGCGGTGCTGCGGGGCGAGGTGCCGGCGACGGCGTTGGCGGATCGGCTGGTCTTCATCGGCGCCACCGAGACCGGCATCGGCGATATCGCCGCCACCCCCTTCGGCGCCGAGGTTCCGGGGGTCGAAGTTCACGCCACCGCCGCCGACAACCTGCTCAACCAGCGCTTCCTCCACGACACGGCGCTGCAATACCTGGTCTCCCTGCTGGCGCTGCTGCTTTTGGGGCCGCTGGTGGCGCTGCTGGTTTCGGTTATCGACCGTCATCTGTTGGGTTCGCTGGCGGCCATCGCTCTGGTCTTTTCCTGGCCCTTGATCAGCCACCTCGCTTTCCGCACCGCCGGCTGGCATCTGCAGACGGTGGCGCCGGTGCTCGCCGGCGGCGTCGCCCTGGTGGCGGCTTTGCGCTATCAGGTAGGCACCGTGGAGGCTCATGCGCGGTTTCTCCGCCGCGCCTTCCAGCGCTACGTCTCCGGGGCGGTGGTGGACGAGCTGGTGCGTCATCCCCACAAGCTCGAGCTGGGCGGTGAGGAGCGCATCATGACCGTGCTGTTCAGCGATATCCGTGGCTTCACCACCCTCTCCGAGGGGCTGGCGCCGGAGGAGCTGGTGGGGCTGCTGAACCAATTCTTCACCCCCATGACCCGCCTGGTGCTGGACGAGGGGGGCACCCTGGACAAATACATGGGGGACGCCCTCATGGCCCTCTTCGGCGCCCCGGTAGAGCAGCCCGACCACGCCCTCCGGGCCTGCCACGCGGCTCTCCAGATGCGCGCCGAGCTGCGCCTGCTCAACGCCCGATGGCACCAGGAAGGGCTCTTCGAGGGGCGGAGCGCAGAGATCGGCATCGGCATCGGCATCAACAGCGGCGAGATGGCGGTGGGCAATATGGGCTCGGACCAGGTCTTCGACTACACGGTGATCGGCGACAACGTCAACCTGGGATCGCGCATCGAGGGCCTGAACAAGCTCTACGGCACCGAGATTCTGTGCTCCGAGGGGACGGTGCGCGAGGTGGAGGCTCTGGAGGCGGGCTTCGATGCGCGGACCCAGACCGCGACGGATCTGGGCACGGTGGATCTGGCCCAGGGACTGGTCTTCCGGGAGGTCGACCGGGTGCGGGTCAAGGGAAAGAACGAGCCGGTGAGTCTCTATGAGCTAGTGGGCCAGCGCCCCCTGCCGGCGGAGATTCAGGCGCGCATCGAGACCTTCGGCCAGGGCCTGGCGTTCTATCGCCGGCGCCGCTTCCATCAGGCGGAGGCGCTCTTCCTCGAATTGCTCGAAGAGCACGGTGAGGACGGTCCCTCCCGCCTCTTCCTCGAGCGCTGCCGCCGCTACCTCGACGACCCGCCGCCGGAGGATTGGGACGGGGTCGAGACCCTGACCCGGAAATGA
- a CDS encoding multiheme c-type cytochrome has protein sequence MRAAHPHHVQILPALLLAIGVLALAAQAPAQTATQTPAQTASQPASQPEAVPGGYVGVAACASTVCHGSTVPRDAYPVLQNEYFTWQQKDFHAQAYNVLLGERSRIIASNLGLVAAHEAGQCLDCHALTPPPERVAGRLEIEDGVTCESCHGAAGGWLEGHRSDGWEYEDSVEAGMTDLRSLPVRAELCLGCHLGDVERTVDHRLIAAGHPALVFELDNFAAAMPPHWNPPAQRGEELAGARVWAQGQLFSFRSGLEQLARRAEAGPWPEFAEMRCDSCHHGLQEERWRRGVRRPVGLPRWSPARWAALRPLVSAAEPGRLAELDRRVAAVAAGVADLGTPRAQVARRARGLAEQLAAVAPRLEALRWDPQRVRSMLITVAATDGPANLSAGYDTEVQLFLAANTLTGELFRWNPELASNTALLGTLQGLDDALRDRSRYAPAKVEALRARLANQVRRLSP, from the coding sequence ATGAGAGCCGCCCACCCGCATCATGTCCAGATCCTGCCGGCGCTGCTGCTGGCCATCGGCGTTCTCGCCCTCGCGGCCCAGGCGCCCGCCCAGACCGCAACCCAAACGCCCGCCCAGACCGCGAGCCAGCCAGCAAGCCAGCCCGAGGCGGTGCCCGGGGGCTATGTTGGCGTCGCCGCCTGCGCTTCCACCGTCTGCCACGGCAGTACCGTGCCCCGGGACGCCTACCCGGTGCTGCAGAACGAGTACTTCACCTGGCAGCAGAAGGACTTCCACGCCCAGGCCTACAACGTGCTGCTGGGGGAGCGCTCGCGGATCATCGCCAGCAATCTGGGACTGGTGGCGGCCCACGAGGCGGGCCAATGCCTCGACTGCCACGCCCTCACCCCACCGCCGGAGCGCGTCGCCGGGCGGCTGGAGATCGAGGACGGCGTCACCTGCGAGAGCTGCCACGGCGCCGCCGGCGGCTGGCTCGAAGGTCACCGCTCCGACGGTTGGGAGTATGAGGATTCCGTCGAGGCGGGGATGACGGATCTGCGCTCGCTGCCGGTGCGCGCCGAGCTCTGCCTGGGCTGCCACCTGGGGGACGTGGAGCGTACCGTCGATCACCGGCTCATCGCCGCCGGTCATCCGGCGCTGGTCTTCGAGCTGGACAATTTCGCCGCCGCCATGCCGCCCCATTGGAATCCTCCCGCCCAGCGCGGGGAGGAGCTGGCGGGGGCGCGGGTCTGGGCCCAGGGTCAGCTCTTTTCCTTCCGCAGCGGCCTGGAGCAGCTGGCTCGCCGGGCCGAGGCGGGTCCGTGGCCGGAGTTCGCCGAGATGCGCTGCGACTCTTGCCACCACGGTTTGCAGGAAGAGCGTTGGCGCCGCGGCGTCCGGCGCCCGGTGGGGCTGCCGCGGTGGAGCCCGGCGCGCTGGGCGGCGCTGCGGCCGCTGGTCTCGGCGGCGGAGCCTGGGCGCCTGGCAGAGCTGGACCGCCGGGTGGCGGCGGTGGCCGCCGGGGTCGCGGACCTGGGAACCCCGAGGGCCCAGGTGGCGCGCCGTGCCCGGGGGTTGGCGGAGCAGTTGGCGGCGGTGGCTCCACGGCTGGAGGCCTTGCGCTGGGATCCCCAGCGCGTGCGCTCCATGTTGATCACCGTCGCCGCCACCGACGGGCCGGCGAATCTTTCCGCCGGCTACGACACGGAGGTCCAGCTCTTCCTGGCCGCCAACACTCTCACCGGCGAGCTCTTCCGCTGGAACCCCGAGCTCGCCTCCAACACCGCCCTGTTGGGCACCCTCCAGGGTCTCGACGACGCTCTCCGGGATCGCTCCCGCTACGCACCGGCGAAGGTCGAAGCGCTCCGTGCCCGTCTCGCCAACCAGGTCAGGAGGCTCTCGCCATGA